In one Dermacentor albipictus isolate Rhodes 1998 colony chromosome 4, USDA_Dalb.pri_finalv2, whole genome shotgun sequence genomic region, the following are encoded:
- the LOC135910049 gene encoding inactive peptidyl-prolyl cis-trans isomerase FKBP6-like, with product MELSTEPSKPPARTPAHISATEMEDLTEDGGVMKKITKPGSGPVVTRHAIVTFHYNAYVKCSWTERIDSTWMRSTPHCCNLEELGILGLQIAIQSMRRGEECHVKIAAGYGFGAQGCLPRIPPNATLLYEITLVDFTETEDDGGADIDSRLMDTNALFGICCRKQRNGSRLYAAGNVPAAESCYAAAAKFLESAPVPTDDENNNKRRRLLVKLYSNRAQCALRMQNPKLAVMTSRRALLLDPTNVKALYRYAVGLRMLGEYKEAHHVQRRLLALKPQSVHIKKELLLLEDGPVELEQDYEDPYETSDELNLKEAFQRLSIEQAVEPVTRNLIRQALEALTTAEPGTELSFVNIFSREDLAYINMVCWDLKLPCYDVQGGLKARRPLL from the exons ATGGAGCTCAGCACAGAGCCATCGAAGCCACCGGCCCGGACGCCTGCCCATATATCCGCAACCGAGATGGAAGACCTGACTGAAGACGGCGGTGTCATGAAAAAG ATCACGAAACCAGGGTCCGGGCCCGTTGTCACCCGACACGCTATCGTGACGTTCCACTACAACGCCTATGTCAAATGTAGCTGGACCGAGCGGATAGACTCAACGTGGATGCGAAGTACTCCCCACTGCTGCAA CCTGGAAGAATTAGGAATACTGGGGCTGCAGATCGCTATACAGAGCATGCGACGGGGCGAAGAATGTCACGTCAAGATTGCGGCGGGTTATGGATTCGGAGCCCAGGGGTGCCTCCCTCGCATCCCGCCGAACGCAACACTCCTTTATGAGATCACTTTGGTAGACTTCACCGAGACAGAGGACGACGGCGGCGCGGACATCGACTCCCGACTAATGGATACCAACGCTCTCTTTGGG ATCTGTTGTCGGAAACAACGCAACGGCAGTCGTCTCTACGCGGCCGGCAACGTCCCCGCTGCGGAAAGTTGCTACGCGGCGGCCGCAAAGTTCCTGGAGTCAGCGCCAGTTCCGACCGATGAtgagaacaacaacaaaaggcgCAGGCTGCTCGTTAAGCTTTATTCAAATCGAGCACAGTGCGCCTTGCGCATGCAAAATCCCAAGCTG GCCGTCATGACCTCCCGGCGTGCCCTGCTGCTGGACCCAACAAACGTCAAGGCGCTTTACCGATACGCTGTGGGACTGCGCATGCTTGGCGAGTACAAGGAGGCACATCATGTGCAGCGCCGTTTGCTCGCTCTGAAGCCGCAGTCGGTGCACATCAAGAAGGAGCTCCTGTTGCTGGAGGACGGCCCTGTCGAACTGGAGCAAGACTACGAAGACCCGTACGA GACTTCGGACGAGCTGAATTTGAAAGAGGCGTTTCAGCGCTTGTCCATCGAACAGGCCGTGGAACCGGTCACCAGGAACCTGATTCGACAGGCCTTGGAAGCGCTTACTACGGCAGAGCCGGGCACCGAACTGTCTTTCGTGAATATCTTCAGCCGAGAAGACCTCGCTTACATCAACATGGTGTGTTGGGACCTAAAGCTTCCGTGCTACGACGTCCAGGGAGGCCTCAAAGCGCGCCGCCCTTTGTTGTGA